Proteins encoded together in one Qingshengfaniella alkalisoli window:
- a CDS encoding DUF6477 family protein produces MTETDLIEHIRHLSRPRLLVRAARYAADDYSRSRDLKRILRGPVPLRPASALHKLVEQEQMLHEAKTIQHASYSAIRHVETLAALIGEHRLYAATHSQPQPSRPSLSLV; encoded by the coding sequence ATGACCGAGACCGACCTGATCGAGCACATCCGGCACCTGAGCCGTCCACGCCTTCTGGTCCGGGCCGCACGGTATGCGGCTGACGACTATAGCCGCAGTCGTGACCTGAAGCGGATACTACGTGGTCCAGTCCCGCTCCGTCCGGCATCGGCACTGCACAAACTGGTGGAACAAGAACAGATGCTGCACGAGGCAAAAACCATTCAGCATGCAAGCTACAGTGCCATAAGGCATGTCGAAACGCTCGCCGCACTCATCGGGGAGCATCGCCTCTACGCCGCGACACACTCACAACCGCAGCCGTCGCGCCCGTCGTTATCACTCGTTTGA
- a CDS encoding DUF6456 domain-containing protein produces MSLNRLAAAEPSLNCVPDWLPEDAIHYLNHTSQGRSIRQIARETGCHASTISRQIRRLETRRDDPLIDKALERLGERAANQQEYEMKHEKIAAARDPQVCSTELPNDAVRLLRRLAESGAVLAVSQDLDNAVVVRELPGGKIARTAVASRDVTEAMALNDWITCERPGSISRYRISAAGRAALKRYMSRDLPEGLAEALSPFAVQHMELDEREIEEEGDRRRRVKCNLAESPLSSLARRKDKDGQPFLADEFVAAGERLREDFELAQMGPRVAQNWERFLTAGDRGGFGGRNCADGPSAARERVALALRELGPGLEDVALRCCCFLEGIETIEKRMGWSARSGKVVLRIALQRLALHYERLHGRHGPLIG; encoded by the coding sequence ATGAGTTTGAATAGACTTGCCGCAGCCGAACCGAGCTTGAATTGCGTACCTGATTGGCTGCCGGAAGACGCAATTCATTACCTCAATCATACGAGCCAAGGGCGCTCAATCCGTCAGATTGCAAGGGAAACGGGTTGCCATGCCTCCACGATTTCCCGGCAGATCCGGCGGCTGGAGACACGTCGGGATGATCCGCTGATTGACAAGGCACTTGAAAGGCTCGGGGAGCGGGCCGCAAACCAGCAGGAGTACGAGATGAAGCATGAGAAAATCGCTGCGGCGCGCGACCCACAGGTTTGCTCGACCGAGTTGCCTAATGACGCGGTGCGCTTGTTGCGACGGCTGGCAGAGTCCGGCGCAGTGCTGGCGGTTTCGCAGGATCTCGACAACGCCGTTGTGGTGCGCGAATTGCCCGGTGGAAAGATCGCCCGCACTGCCGTTGCGAGCCGTGACGTGACCGAGGCCATGGCGCTGAACGATTGGATTACATGCGAACGACCGGGGTCTATCTCGCGCTATCGGATTTCTGCGGCGGGTCGGGCAGCGCTGAAGCGGTATATGTCCCGGGACTTGCCCGAAGGTTTAGCCGAAGCTCTCAGCCCGTTCGCCGTGCAACATATGGAATTGGACGAGCGGGAAATTGAAGAAGAGGGCGACCGCAGGCGCCGCGTGAAGTGCAATCTAGCGGAATCACCGCTTTCCTCGCTTGCGCGGCGCAAGGACAAGGACGGTCAGCCATTCCTGGCAGATGAATTCGTTGCCGCCGGAGAACGGCTCCGCGAGGATTTCGAATTGGCGCAGATGGGCCCGCGCGTGGCTCAGAATTGGGAGCGTTTTCTAACCGCTGGTGACCGTGGTGGTTTTGGCGGGCGTAACTGCGCCGATGGCCCGAGCGCCGCCAGAGAACGTGTCGCGCTTGCCCTGCGCGAATTGGGGCCGGGGCTTGAAGACGTCGCGTTGCGCTGCTGCTGCTTCCTCGAAGGGATCGAGACCATCGAGAAACGTATGGGATGGTCGGCGCGATCCGGCAAGGTGGTCTTGCGCATCGCGCTGCAGCGGCTTGCTCTGCATTATGAGCGCCTTCACGGACGACATGGTCCGCTTATCGGTTGA